The nucleotide sequence GGAGAGCAGGCCGGCGAACAGGATGGCCGTACCCGGAGTGGACAGCAGATTGACGTTGAACACGGCCGGGTAGGGCGCGTCCTTGGCCACGATGGGAGCGGTTTTGACGACCAGATTATGCAGGCCCGGCCACTCGAACTTCATGATGAAGATCTTGTCCAGGATGGCCTTGAAGGAATCGATGCCCCAGAAAAAGACCATGATGGCCAGGATGATGTAGGGCAGCCAGGCGCGGAAGATCTCGCCACCGGAGAACTGGGCCTCGACGGTGCGCTGGGCGGCCGGAGCTTCATCCGGGAAGTGCCAGGTCTGCTTGGGCTTCCAGACTTTGAGGAACAGCCCCAGACCGAGGATGGTCACAATGGCGGAAATGATGTCGGGCAGGTAGGGGCCGACGTAGTTGGAGACCAGGAACTGGGAACCGGCGAAGCACACGCCGGCGATGATGACGGCGGGCAGCACTTCCATGGTGCGCTTGAAACCGCACATGGTGACGGACAGCCACAGCGGCACGATGATGGACAGGAAGGGCAGCTGGCGGCCGCAGATGGCGCTGATTTTCATCATGTCGAGGTCGGTGACCTTGGCCGCGACCACGATGGGGATGCCGATGGCGCCGAAGGCGACCGGGGCGGTGTTGGCGATGAGGCAGATGCCGGCGGCGTACAGCGGGTTAAACCCAAGGCCCACCAGCATGGCGGCGGTGATGGCCACCGGGGTGCCGAAACCGGCGGTGCCTTCGATAAACGAACCGAAGGCAAAGGCGATGAAGATGGCCTGGAGCCGGCGGTCATCGGTGATCTGGGCCAGGGAGTTCTTGATGATGTTGAATTCCCCGGACTCGACGGTCATGTTGTACACCCAGATGGCGGTGACGACGATCCAGACGATGGGGAACAGGCCGAAAGCGGCGCCGTAAATGGTGGCGTCAATGGCCAAGCCGACCGGCATGCCCCAGGCCGCGATGGCCAGGATGACGGCGGTGAGCGTGGCGGCAAAGGCCGCTTTGTGGCCGGCCATGCGTTTGACCGCCAGCATGTAGAACAGCATGTACAGGGGAATGCCCGCCACGAGTGCGGAAAGCCCGTAGCTTCCGAGCGGTTGGTACTGTTGGACCCACGACATGTTCTCTCGCTCCTTTGGTTGGAAAGTTGACCAGCCGCTCCCGATCCCGTCGCCGCGAAGGGCCGGGGTGCGAGCCAAACCGCTATTGGACAGGCCCTCCCGAACCCGGACACGAGAGTCCGGGAGGGCCGTGTCGGCTTACAGGCCGAGGTTTTTTTCAGCATCGCCATGTTGACGGACTGCTGCACGATCTTGGTGCCGTGCTCGATGCGCGAACGGTCGCGCAGCTTTTCCCGGGTCAGCATGAGTTCCATCTTCTTGGCCACGGAGAAGGTGTCGTCGCGCACCACGATGACGGGCACGCCCTTGTCCTCGGCCTTGGCCAGGATCATGTCGTTGGGGTAGAGATTGCCGGTGAGGATCAGCGCCGAGCAGTTGCCTTCCAGGGCCACGAGCTGCAGGTCGGCGCGGTCGCCGCCGCACAGGATGGCCACGTCCTTCTGGCGTTTGAAGAAGGTGACGAAGTTCTCCACCTGCATGGTGCCGATGAGGAAGTTGACCACCAGC is from Solidesulfovibrio magneticus RS-1 and encodes:
- a CDS encoding L-lactate permease, with the translated sequence MSWVQQYQPLGSYGLSALVAGIPLYMLFYMLAVKRMAGHKAAFAATLTAVILAIAAWGMPVGLAIDATIYGAAFGLFPIVWIVVTAIWVYNMTVESGEFNIIKNSLAQITDDRRLQAIFIAFAFGSFIEGTAGFGTPVAITAAMLVGLGFNPLYAAGICLIANTAPVAFGAIGIPIVVAAKVTDLDMMKISAICGRQLPFLSIIVPLWLSVTMCGFKRTMEVLPAVIIAGVCFAGSQFLVSNYVGPYLPDIISAIVTILGLGLFLKVWKPKQTWHFPDEAPAAQRTVEAQFSGGEIFRAWLPYIILAIMVFFWGIDSFKAILDKIFIMKFEWPGLHNLVVKTAPIVAKDAPYPAVFNVNLLSTPGTAILFAGLLSIIFMPGYGFGKGIACLFRTIKQLKWPICTIAMILGLAYIMNYSGMSSSMGLAFTATGALFPFFSPILGWLGVFLTGSDTSSNALFGSLQKTTAQQIGVDPHLTVAANSSGGVTGKMISPQSISVATAASNMVGKEGDIFRFTLPHSLAMLGVVAVLTLLQAYALKWMLP